A window of the Lolium perenne isolate Kyuss_39 chromosome 7, Kyuss_2.0, whole genome shotgun sequence genome harbors these coding sequences:
- the LOC127312144 gene encoding zinc finger CCCH domain-containing protein 45 translates to MDDGDGGLSFDFEGALDAAPAVGGLGPSSADPGAIGGGGGADGGGHGRGRGRGSYRQTVCRHWLRGLCMKGDACGFLHQFDKARMPVCRFFRDFGECREADCAYKHSYDDVKECNMYKMGFCPNGPNCRYKHVKLPGPPPPPEEVVAKLLQMRNFNFNKFNQNRNNNFNHQGERPRPSQGSGLPNQNLTDNATTTTMQPAAAQQGQTLNQQPPQKLQQKPNTNDPVQGVPSGLSNQTTRPATPLPQGTSRYFIVKSCNRENLEISVQQGIWATQRSNEAKLNDAFESMENVILIFSINRTRNFQGCAKMTSRIGGYIGGGNWKSANGTAHYGRNFSLQWLKLCELSFQKTHHLRNPYNDNLPVKISRDCQELEPFIGEQLASLLYLEPDSELTAMLVAAEAKREEEKAKGVSADDANDNQDIVLYDENEEDEEEESEEEEENNGQESQGRGRGRGMMWPPQMPMPRGPMMGGRGFPPNMMGDGFGFGGGFGMPDPFGMPRGFPPFGGPRFPGDFPRGPMPGMVFPGRPPQPGGLFPMGLEMMMGPGRGPLMGGMGMGGPGRPNRPIGMAPFMPPPPPRPAKREQRRPGGDRGDRYETGSDQGSRGHDNNAGNSGADGARSQSGDRYGRSAFRDDDSESDEEAAPRRSRKR, encoded by the exons atggacgacggcgacggcggcctcAGCTTCGACTTCGAGGGCGCCCTCGACGCGGCCCCGGCGGTTGGCGGGCTAGGGCCGTCCTCGGCCGACCCCGGCGCTAtcggcgggggcggcggcgcggatgGTGGCGGGCACGGGCGGGGCCGCGGGCGCGGGAGCTACAGGCAGACGGTGTGCCGGCACTGGCTGCGGGGGCTGTGCATGAAGGGGGACGCGTGCGGGTTCCTGCACCAGTTCGACAAGGCGCGCATGCCGGTGTGCCGCTTCTTCCGCGACTTCGGCGAGTGTCGCGAGGCCGACTGCGCCTACAAGCACTCCTACGACGACGTCAAGGAGTGCAACAT GTACAAGATGGGATTTTGCCCTAATGGCCCAAACTGCCGGTACAAGCATGTCAAGCTACCtggaccacctcctcctcctgaggAAGTTGTCGCAAAGCTTTTGCAGATGCGCAATTTCAATTTCAACAAGTTTAATCAGAACAGGAACAATAACTTTAATCATCAGGGGGAGAGGCCTCGACCTTCACAAGGTTCAGGCTTACCTAACCAGAATTTGACAGACAATGCTACCACTACAACAATGCAACCAGCTGCTGCGCAACAAGGTCAAACACTGAATCAACAGCCCCCACAGAAGCTGCAGCAGAAGCCAAATACAAATGACCCGGTTCAAGGTGTTCCAAGTGGCTTGTCCAATCAAACTACCAGACCTGCAACACCCCTTCCACAAGGGACATCTAG GTACTTCATTGTTAAGAGCTGCAATAGGGAGAACCTGGAAATATCAGTTCAGCAAGGCATCTGGGCTACTCAGAGGAGTAATGAGGCTAAACTAAATGATGCTTTTGAATCCATGGAGAATGTTATTTTAATATTCTCAATCAATAGAACCCGTAATTTTCAG GGCTGTGCAAAGATGACTTCTAGGATTGGTGGCTACATAGGTGGTGGAAACTGGAAATCTGCTAATGGAACAGCGCATTACGGTCGGAACTTCTCTTTACAGTGGCTGAAG CTTTGTGAATTGTCATTTCAAAAAACTCATCATCTTCGCAACCCATACAATGACAATCTTCCTGTTAAG ATCAGTCGAGATTGCCAAGAATTGGAACCTTTCATTGGTGAGCAGTTGGCTTCTCTGCTTTATCTGGAGCCAGACAGCGAGCTTACG GCTATGCTAGTTGCAGCAGAGGCAAAGAGAGAAGAGGAGAAGGCAAAGGGAGTTAGTGCTGACGATGCAAATGACAATCAGGATATTGTGCTGTATGATGAAAATGAAGAAGATGAGGAAGAGGaaagtgaggaggaagaggaaaacaatggccaagaatctcaaggaaggggaaggggaagaggaatgatgtggcCGCCTCAAATGCCGATGCCACGTGGACCAATGATGGGAGGGCGTGGCTTCCCTCCCAACATGATGGGTGACGGCTTTGGTTTTGGCGGCGGCTTTGGTATGCCGGATCCTTTTGGCATGCCACGCGGTTTCCCACCGTTTGGTGGCCCAAGGTTTCCTGGCGACTTCCCCAGAGGTCCTATGCCTGGCATGGTCTTCCCTGGAAGGCCTCCGCAGCCCGGTGGCCTCTTCCCCATGGGCCTTGAGATGATGATGGGCCCAGGCCGCGGACCACTCATGGGAGGCATGGGAATGGGCGGGCCTGGGAGGCCAAACCGCCCCATCGGCATGGCTCCCTTCATGCCGCCGCCACCTCCTCGTCCCGCGAAACGGGAGCAGAGAAGGCCAGGCGGTGACAGGGGCGACAGGTATGAGACAGGGTCAGACCAGGGAAGCAGGGGCCATGACAACAACGCTGGTAATTCTGGAGCGGATGGTGCCAGGTCCCAGTCTGGGGACAGGTACGGCAGGAGCGCCTTCCGAGACGACGACAGTGAGAGTGATGAGGAAGCAGCACCTAGGCGATCAAGGAAGCGATAG